Proteins from one Oncorhynchus tshawytscha isolate Ot180627B linkage group LG16, Otsh_v2.0, whole genome shotgun sequence genomic window:
- the LOC112215420 gene encoding palmitoyltransferase ZDHHC23-B: MKKRANEVLEPDEPLCCCEFVDRQGGRSHVAACCCDCEDLDDACDRWLKKEPQKADSLSRLVTMVSDRLRVPWFWGGARRVDLSVLPPLLLLPVLLHIAALHFLLGMVVLTALPVLVLWYYYVTHRKKGRTLFFLSLALFSLGYMYYLFLTEVFPRGGVGLTQLGTVTLGVALTLASLIHTKREPGYVHPHTADVHSTVTYHSSPPDRDPAHTSLNGVGQEVVLANRGSGSEQQGQGVEQRESGRSRKWCSLCRVVRPPRAGHCRICGVCVLRLDHHCVWINSCVGQANHCSFLSTLLLFLLTSLYGISLVLRSVCPQQNLLSALLYCPGVYNQYSSALCFTCAWYSSIVTGGLLHLLVLQLINVSYNVTEREVRTALRDKTARSHYWGLVVDTGVYSHGFRGNWAEFLTMGEGLHTPSPSLTDLV, encoded by the exons ATGAAGAAGCGAGCCAATGAGGTGTTGGAGCCGGATGAGCCTCTGTGCTGCTGTGAGTTTGTGGACCGTCAGGGGGGGCGGAGCCATGTGGCAGCCTGCTGCTGTGACTGTGAGGACCTGGACGATGCCTGTGACAG ATGGCTGAAGAAAGAGCCCCAGAAGGCAGATTCACTGTCCCGTCTGGTTACCATGGTGAGCGACCGCCTCCGTGTTCCCTGGTTCTGGGGCGGAGCCCGGCGTGTTGATCTATCGGTGCTGCCCCCGCTGCTCCTACTTCCTGTGCTCCTACACATCGCAGCCCTTCACTTCCTGTTGGGCATGGTGGTTCTGACTGCTCTACCGGTACTGGTTCTATGGTACTACTACGTCACCCACCGTAAGAAGGGCCGGACTCTGTTCTTCCTCAGCCTGGCCCTGTTCTCCCTGGGCTACATGTACTACCTCTTCCTCACCGAGGTCTTCCCCAGGGGGGGTGTAGGGCTGACCCAGCTGGGTACAGTGACCCTGGGGGTGGCCCTCACTCTGGCCTCACTCATCCACACCAAGAGAGAGCCCGGCTATGTACATCCTCACACGGCCGACGTCCACAGCACGGTGACCTATCACAGCTCACCTCCGGACAGAGACCCCGCCCACACCAGCCTCAACGGGGTTGGGCAGGAAGTAGTGCTAGCCAATCGGGGGAGTGGGTCGGAGCAGCAGGGCCAAGGGGTGGAGCAGAGGGAGAGTGGGCGGAGCAGGAAGTGGTGCTCTCTGTGCAGGGTGGTGCGGCCCCCCAGAGCGGGACACTGCAGGATCTGTGGTGTCTGTGTCCTGAGGCTGGACCACCACTGTGTCTG GATAAACAGTTGTGTGGGCCAGGCCAATCACTGCAGCTTCCTGTCGAcactcctcctctttctgttGACCTCTCTGTATGGAATCAGTCTGGTGCTGCGCAGTGTGTGTCCCCAACAGAACCTGCTCAGCGCCCTGCTCTACTGCCCAGGCGTCTACAATCAGTACAG ctCGGCACTGTGTTTCACCTGTGCGTGGTACAGCAGCATAGTGACGGGTGGCCTGCTACACCTTCTGGTCCTGCAGCTCATCAACGTCAGCTACAACGTGACGGAGCGAGAGGTGCGCACCGCCCTCCGAGACAAGACCGCCCGCAGCCACTACTGGGGCCTCGTCGTAGACACGGGAGTCTACTCACATGGTTTCCGTGGCAACTGGGCAGAGTTCCTGACAATGGGAGAAGGCCTGCACACACCCTCACCCAGTCTCACTGACTTGGTGTAG